CTTGCAGTGTGATTTCAGGGTAGAAGTAGTTGGCAAGGAAAGGCTTACTGGCAAGGCTGGGAAGAGAGCAATCTGAGCCAGTAATCATTAGCTTTTGTTGGGgcccagaaaacagaagcatCAGCTCAGTCAGAGTTCTGGGTCAGGGTTTAGAGATTGATTCAAGCCAGGTCATTTGGCTTGAATCAATATTTAGCCTAGGGAATGACAGCCATAACCGCTAAACAGaagatttccttctccccaggtgACAGAATAATGCATATTTGTTCCAGACTCAGGAACCCAGTAAGCCCTCTCAGGGCCACCTGTTCTTAGCGGGCACACATGCATCTAGAGGTGGAATTATCATCATCGTGCCCATTgaccagatgagaatactgaggtTAAGGTACTtgatcaaggtcacacagctaagcaCGTGAAAAGCCACAGACCCAGGGTAACAGACCTCAAATTGTGTGTTTTTGTTCCACACCCACTGGGAGCGGTGGGTGGTGATCTGGCAACAATGCTTAGGCAGAAGCAAGCAgtattcaggcttaaattgaagtaagtaaggaaaaccagtagaacattcagttatgacctaaatcaaatcccttgtgattatatagtggagataaaaaatagattcaagggattaggtctggaagcctgaagaaatatggatggaggtttgtaacattgtatgggAGGTGGTCacaaaaaccatcccaaagaaaaacaaatgtgagaaggaaaaggggttgcctgaggaggccttaaaaacagCTGAGAAtataaaagaagtgaaaggcaaaggagaaagggaaagatatagcAATAGAATGTGgacttccagagaatagcaaggggatATAAGAAAGTCTTCATAAGTGAACACtgcaagaattagaggaaaacaatagaattgtaAAGAGTATAGATcgcttcaggaaaattggagctACAagaggaacacttcatgcaaggatgggcacaataaaggacaaaaaactcaaagacctaacagaagcagatgagattaagaagaggtggcaagaacgcacagaagaactgtacaaaaacggtCATAAAGACCGGGATAGTGATGATGCTTGGGTCACTCATGTAAAGCTCGATattctggagtatgaagtcaagttggccttaggaagcatcactagaaaCAATGATAgaagaggtaatggaattccagctgagctatttaaaaatcctaaagaatgagGCTGTAAAAGTGCTACATCCAGtatgtcatcaaatttggaaaactcatcagtggccacagtgctggcaaatgtcagttttcattccaatccaaaagaaaggcaattccaaagaatgttcaacctatcATGCAATAGAGCTCATCTCACTtgatagcaaggtaatgctcaaaatcctataagctaagcttcaacactacaggaactgagaacttccagatgtacaaactggtttgaggaaccagagatcaaattgccaacatccactggatcatagagaaagcaagggaatcccagaaaacatttccatctgcttcactgactatgctaaagcctttcactgtgtgaacaacaacaaattgtggaaaattcttaaggaaatgggagtaccagatcaccCTACATGTCTCCTGAAAAGTCTGTATGTAGCTCAAAAAGCAGCACTTAGAATCAGGCACAGAACAACTGAAAGAtttaaaactgggaaagaagtgtGACAAGGTGTACATTCCCACTCTggttatttaatttctatatagGATACATCATTCAATATGCTGGACAACataaatcccaagctggaataaagatttctgggagaaatatcaacatccaCAGAAATGAAGATGACATTGCCcaaatagcagaaagcaaagaagaactaaagagcctcttgatgaggagaCTAGAtgcaaaaactggcttaaaactcaacattcaaacaactattcacaaaaatatactcaacattcatggcatccgatccccaCCACatcatggcatatagatgagggaaaagtggaaacagtggcagattttattttcttgggctccaaaacactATGGAccttgactgcagccacaaaattaaaagacacttgctccttggaagaaagataGGCTATTAAAAACCTGCAcagtgtattataaagcagaaacTCACTTTGCTACAGAGGTCTCTagtgtcaaagctatgattttcccagtaatCATATACAGATGTGCAATCTGGACCATAAGAAAgggtgaatgccaaagaattgagcttttgaactgtgatccttatgaagattcttgagagtcccttatacaacaaggagatcaaaccagtcaatctgaaaggaaatcaacctgtgacccctgctgaCTCAGCTGAGGCATCTATTGAGGCCCTCCGGGTGGAAAGAACGAATGCTGTCACTTCAAAAGTGCCTGACCATGGCAGCTCCAAGCAAATAGTTTGTAGCTCCACCCCTGGAGGAAGCTCAGAAAGGCTGAAGGCTTTGTGTAACCTGGGTCCGCTGATACATGTGTTGCATTCTCCCCAGCAGCACTGGAGGCAAGGAAGGGGCATtctgggccctggaggagggggatggCTCAGGGATCAACTGGGGCCACCACTTACCAAGTGGAACTATAAAGGACAGAGCAGGCATATGTGGCAGAGAGCTGGTGACTGGGGTGTGGGAACAAGAGGGAACCAGCTCTGCATGAAGTACCTCAcccaaaatcccctggaggagaagcccAGTGATGAGATCATCTGAGATGGGACAAAGAGAGTCTATTTCATTATCCCTTATAATTCCTCTGAATGAGGAGGTGGTGGAGTTGGTGGGTCATCACAAACTCTTCCATGGTCTAGACCATCTGCCAGTCGCTATCCTTGGGGCTGCCTCTCCCCAGCTTCAGTCATGTAGTTCTGGAGGAAATTGACAATCATCTGTACTTCTGAGTCAGGGCCAAAGACCATGTAAGCCAGTCATAAGACCCCATGGCCCTGCCAGGATGGCTGATATAGGGTTATACATGTGATCTGAGGTGGGTCATTCAGAGAACATCCTTGAACTTTGATGTCTGCAATCTTCTTTCCTTACAGGTGATGCCTTCAGGATTAAAAACCCTAGGGCAGGTAGCTTGAACTCCCTCACTAGGTGTATAAGCCTTATGGAAAAAAGTTGCCAGGCTAAGACCATCAAAGTAGACTGAAGGGAAAGAGCGAAGGTGAGAGAGAATTGATGACTTCTGATTTCTTGGATCTAGTCACTGAGATCTTTGTATTTGCTCTGATTCTTGTGTCCTGGATTCCCAGAATCATTTCAATGAGTCTCTGTTTTCCTTGAAGCCATTTGGAGTAGGGCTCCTCTCAATTTTGATTCAGACTTGGTTCTAGATCCTTCACTCCCAGACACAAACAGAGGCAACCATTTGTTTCAGCACCATTAAGAGTGAAACCCTTTATTCTTTACTGAGAATAGGGTGTACAGACCACCAAATACAGTTCACCAGCATCCTAGGCAAGAGTGCCCAAAGTGTGAGTTAGGGTGTGTTAGGAACGGCCTTACTGATTCCTGAGCCACTCTAAGCATTTACACTGCCCGTGCCAGGCCAATCCTGTCATTTCCTCGATCAAAGACTGAGAAATACCGCCTCAGGAAGACGTCACCCAGGAGCCAGGTCTCTATAGGTGAACTGAATCGGTGCTCTTTAAAGGCGGTATAGCAGCGGCCTCTAGAATCCTGGGGGAGTCAGAGACACACACCAGTCAGCATGAGCCCTTACCAGTAACTCCCCCCAATATCCAAACCCAGCataattctttgttttatttccctcttttggTAAGTATCAAGGGGTTTTCTCAGCAGCAGGGGATATGAGAGTTCATCCAAAATCAAAGAGGGCCAAGACATGAGGTTGCCATGAGGAAGGGTGTGGTGAGTGGAGGACTGGGAGTTGGGGAAACACaggaatgaaaaacaacaaagtcctactgtagagcgtaaggaactatattcaatattcagtgataaaccacatgaaaaagaataagaaaaaaaatttttatgtgtaTAATGAGTCACATTGCTGTGCGGCAGAACTTAATGCAACACTGAAGAGTAGCCacacttcaaataatttttttagaaaagaacaagTGTGTCCATAGTTCCCCTCACtccctgtttcttttcttctgattcctgctcctttttttctctgcagagaatgctggttctccttctgcctccccaCAATAcagactttatttaaaaatgttttttgtagtggagtatagctgattaacaatattctgagtttcaggtggacagtaaagggactcaACCGTATGTATCCAGGTATCCTGGTCCCAAGgacacccctcccatccaggctgtcatatAACTGagcggagttccctgtgctacaaagTAACTCGTTGTTGATTATCCATCTTAAATAGATGGATAATCTATTTAAGATTAAATAGAACGTGCCCACAACACATTCTTGAAGACTTAACTCAGGAAATCTGAGAAGCCTCCTTTGGCCCACACTCACCCTCTTTGGCCACTCCAGGCTTGGGTGGGTAACCTACTCTGGTTCCCCATCCCCACTGGTCAGTCTGTAGCCCTCATCACCCCAAGTAAGTCCCCAGTGCTGAAGTGCAGACCACCTAGAGATGCCATTTGCATAGAACCCAATGCAGTTTTGCCTAGAACCAAGCAACCCTCCAGATGGCTCAATGAGTTTGTGGTTTTAGAATTCCTGaaattccctctcttcctcaaaGCCTTCTTTGAGCCCATCAGCCTGCTCTGAACTCTCGCAGGGAGCTGACATGAAGCCTCCACCCTGTGCCAGGGCTGAGCAGTCACTGTGCACCCTTTATTCACCTTACTATCCAACATCACACAGAGGGGTCGGGTACCCCAACTCACAAAGGAGGCACCTGGCTGGAGCAATGGGAAGATGCAGTCGAGAATTAGGCTGACCatgtaatttatcatccaaaccagGAAAACTTTGAGAAAGGAACGGAGACTTAACTTATGCTAGGACATCACACTGGGACTGTCCCCAGCCATTGTCCTTGTAACATGGCCTATTTCAGGGACTGCTAGAGCTGAATTTCATGTTCATGCACCTACGGGTTCAGATTGAATTGAAGTTCTTTGAGCACTGAGTACCTTAGTGTTCCCCTCTCCTTGTGACTCCCACCATGCCATATGGTGTGGCATCTCCACATTTATTTCAGGAAGATCAGTGTCCCACACAGCCCTTACATCTGAAGTAATTGGTTTTGTGGGAAGCACTGGCCCAGCCACAGGGCTCAGCAGCATCTGCAATGGTGCGACATGGCCTCCAGAGGGCGCTCTCCTCCCAGCAGCAGCCCAGGGGTTCCTGCAAGCTCCAGTTTGAGAACCAACCCTCAGTATTGTCCCCTCACCTTGTGGATGTAGGCTCGAGCTGGCAGTCGGTAGTTGATGCCGTTGATGGTGAAGATAATAGAGGGCAGTGTATTGACCGCAGAACATGAAACGAAGTACTGTTagagagagagggtgagaggTTGGCCCTGGAGATCCTTGTTGTGTGTGGAGACTGGGAGTGACCCTGGGGCATGACCCTTCACCTGAGGACCCAGTGGCCTGGCACggatgagcttccagatgttatTGACCAGTGTACTTGGGCCTACGATATCTGATGTCCCGGTGTCCACAAGGGCCTTGCAGCCATCAGAACAAGCAATAACCTTTCTTTTCATGGTGATGCTGAGAGACAATGGAAGAAAGTGGGCATCAAGGTCACTCTGAGTCTCTCCAGAATTGCCCCCTTCCCAACTGTCTCCTAAACAGCCCTTCGTctcttgccctcttttcctttactCTAGACACAGCACGTTTCTTGACATCCTCGGATGCAGTACTTGAATACACCAGGATCGTTTGTACCTTGACACAAGCTGGTCTTCCTTCCTAGAAGACTCCACTCCCCTTTAACTAGCAAGTTTCTTCTCATCTTCCAGATTCCACCTTAATTGTACTGTTTTCGGGAAGTCTTTCCCCAGTGTTTATCAGTTTCCTGTCTTGGTCATTCTCTGTAGACCCTTcctcatgtctgctgctgctgctgttaattcacttcagtcatgttcaactctgtgggacctcttagagggcagcccaccaggctctgccatctctgggattgtccaggcaagagtactggagtgagttgccattgccttctcctcctcatgTCTAGCATATACCAAAGTCACAATTCACTATTTAGGTGAGTCACTTCATGTACATCTGCCTTCTTAGATGTGAGGGGGAGTTTTATTCTCCTTGCCTCCCtaaaatgcctggcacacagtggatgCCCAATGCTTGTCTGTTCAATAAGTGAATGAAGACtgagaaaataataagaaacatTCAGAGAGCTGTATCTCATGGGGAACAAATAACGGGTCACACACAGAGTGAAGATGGAGATTCACAGGGGCAGTAGAGTCTCATAGTGGTGGGAGAGGGGCTCCTCTGGGAGAGGGTGTCTCCCAGCACTGCTCCTACAACCAGCTCAGACCCTCAGACCCTGGCCAGGAAATACGTGACTAGCCCACAGAAACTCCAAAGGATAGGTCAGCTTTTGTGAGGGTATCACAAAGAATCCTATCAATTATGCCCCTTGTCCTCAGGTCACTCCTGGATCCCACCTTCCTAATTCTCTGTTATAGCCCCTGTCCCACTGTGTGCCCAAGAACGTGGGGTGTCCTTTTTATTAGTTGCTTTCACATCTTAAGACTGCAGCCAACCTCTCTCCATTTCTCGGTAGCTGCTCCCTAATAAGACCAGTTCTCCCCATTTTCTCAGGGCTGTCcctgtttttaaaatgacatttatctGTACTGAGAACTTCCTATGTCCTAGGTAGCCCTGAGCAGTTGGTCATCTTATCATAACTCTGTTCAAGCTGAAGAAATCCTCCCTGATCCTCTGTTCACCACACTGTAGAGTCCTCTAACCATGCTCCCCACCTCAAAGGGCAGTGGATGCTGCTCTCTCCCAGCTGCACAGACCTCTCTGGACCCTTTTAGGACACTTGTCAGAGCCTTGCTCAGAAGGCCGGGGGATTATGAACCCATGGGTTGTTTGTGTATCtatgtgcttgtgtgtttgtctgtatgtgtgtttgtatgtgtctcTGAGTGTGCTTGTGTGTCTCTGACTAGCTATGCATGTTTTTATGTGTCTCTGTGTAGGTTTATATGTGTCTGCTTGTGTCtttccatgtgtctgtgtgtctgtctctgtctttgtgggtggtgtatatgtctgtgtgactgtgtctgagaatgtatttgtgtgtgtctgcctgtgtcCATGTACAGTAGTGGGAGCATCACTTGGGCTGACCCTCAGAGGGAGAGGCTTACCGGTCCATGTGTACAAACCAGTCACCCACTTGGATCAATGGTACCCAGTTGAGCTCCCCCTTGTAGTAGCGGTGGTCCACCCCACCAAACATCACCACACTGCCCTCCTGCTTGTCTCTgtagagagaagagaggggagaaTCCTTGGAGGACAGGAACAGCAGCACTGTCTAAGAGCTGTGCTTGTCCACCCATCAAAGCCCTAATAAGGTCCCCATGTACAGATGCAGAAATAGTGTCTAGGAGAGACTGAGATCCAGACTGAGGTCTGTTACTGGCTAGTGAGTGGCACAGAGGAGGTTAGAAGCTGACACTTGGctgggctccacccactatgtcTTCTGAAGACACCCTGGACCTCCAGCGACCTGAGTGCTCAGACACCCTCAGAGGACACGGTGCTGAAGTGTTTTGGCTTTCCCCTTGTCCACCTTGTCATTTTTCAGGGAAATCAAGGCCTGGGAGTTCTAAGGATGTGGGATCAGGTCACCCAGAGTTGGCTCCACTGGCCTGTGACCTCTATTGTCCAAAGGGCCCCACACTCAGAAGGGACCCAAACTCTGTTCTCCCTCTCTTGAAATGCCTAATATTTCTTGAACAAGGGGTCCCACACTTTTGTGTCCCACAGTTTCATTTCTCACTGGCTCCTACAAATTGGGTAGCTGGTCCTGGGCTCCCAGTGGAATGCTAATGAGGAAGGAAAGATATCCaccatccttctccttccttccttatcaAATTCATAGGCAAATCCTAATGCCTTTCCTTCAACTTATTTCCTGTTGCCTTCCATTAGCCTTCCTCCTCACTCACCCCCCTAGACCAAGTTACTGGTCTTGACCCCAGGAGTAGGGTTGTGTtccaatgaaattttatttataaaagccagTAGTGAAGCCAGGGGGCCATAGTTATCCTGGGTTAGATTATCTCTCAGGATACTTCTTTAgcaagtgttttataattttcgtGCAACTGAAAGCATCTTACAGCTAAGTTAGAGAAAGGGATTGTCCATCTCAGACTTACTTGCTCAAGTAGAAGGcaaaaacaggctcagaaatgGCACCTTCATTCTTCAGCTTGTCAAAGATGGGGAAGGCTCCAGAGAAGGTTTTGTTGGGGTAGCTCAAGCCCAAGATGCCATCAAAAGGTATGCCCTTAAACCCAGAGTCTTTCAGGCATAGACCGAATGGCTGGTCAGTACTTACAAGGTCCCCAATCTGTGGGAGAGAAGAGTGTTCCCACTTACAGATACATGAAGTGGGGCCAGGACTGGGCTGGGGTGCATTGCCATGAGATCCTCAGAGAAGAATTGAGGCTGGGTTCTGTCTTTGGTGGCCCACAGTGGTTAGATGAAGCTGGGAGGGAAATCTGGGTTCCACTTGAGAGATgctgtgaattttaaaacatctgcccCTCTGAAAAACACCACCTAGGTGAGTCAAATTGGCCTTGTGGCTTCTGTCCAGGTGGGGCAACCAAGAGTCAGGCCAGGTCCCATTGGTGACACCTTAGGGACAAAGCAATTGAGAGCAAGATAGCCTTCTCTTTGGCATCACTGTGAcctaaggacagaaatggacttCATTCTCTGTAATGTACTGAGGATTCTGCATCTGTCCAGGAAGACAGAAGCCAAAAAGACAACTTGCTTGCAGGGTTCTATGAAATTACTGTCTGGGGAATTCACTTTTTGtgatatgtgtgtatttgtgtgggtgtgtatgagagagaaagagagagaggggaactACTAAAGTATTTTGGGGGAGACAGGCCATAGGTTTATTAGACTCTCAAGGGTTGTCTAGAGTGAGAACTCATTTATCAGGCCCCTTGACTTCTCAGGCCTCCAGTGTACCACTATGGATACCATAAGCCGTTGACTGCCCCCAGGGTCCCCAGATCAGTTTTATCCGGTCCCCAAATGCCCCACAGCAACTTCAGTCCTGAAAAGCCAGCCTAACTCCACCACTTACCACATGTGTGCCCTCAGCAAGGCCCTTTctgtctgcacctcagtttcttcatatgtcTCATGAGCTAATCAGAGTAACTGCTGTGTGGGGTTGCTTCATGATTAAACAAGTTATCACCTGAAAGTGCCTGGAATAGTCTGTGAATATAAAAGTGGGTGCTTTTATCCCTTCTTCTCGCTCCCAGCAAAATGACCCTTGAActgctcatgggcagaggagcttcaAGTCCACACCTCAAACCACTCTCTGGATTAGATAATTTGTTTGGTCGTGTGTCACCACAGGCACTGCCTACCCAGAGACATATCCTGTGGATAAGATGGCCATTATCTATGGGAGTTAGGCTAGGAAGGGTCCTGCCAGATGGTCCTGCATCTGTTTTGCAAGCAGTGGTCACTCCATAGCCAGTTCTGACTCAGCATTTGTTACACTGTTACCCGAACTGTGTCATGAACAACAACTCCTTTCATTCTCCCAGATCCATAGGTGATCCTGAAGGTCTTATTGGTAGGCCGGAAGGTGGAAGACTGATGATGTCTGAACCTAACGTGTGCAGctgcagacacaagagatgagtgtCATCAGGTGCCAAGGGTGGAAACAGGGTGGCAGGGCAAGTGAAGGATGGTCCGGGTACAGGGTGTCTGTACTCACCACAGGATGAGCTGTTGCAAAAGATGGAGGCCACCCACAAGTCAGATGAGCCTGTGTCAAAGATAACCTGGAATTCCTGAGGGGGTGTCCCAATGGTGATGTTACCCACGTAGAACAACtacagggagaaggagggagtgggTTAGTGCAGAACTGGCTACCCTCTATTCCCAAACTGATGCCTCCCTCTGGGTGTCACATATCTCTTGAGATCACTTTCTAACCACCGTGCAGCTCACAGACTTTGGTCACAGATGTATCTGCATTTGATATAGTTTTCCTGTGCTACATTGTATGCAGGATATTGACTCTATGAACAGGCATTGAAGTGGTACCTCCTGCATGGAAAGCCCAGAGGCATAACCACTTGGCCTCCAGGACCACTGGAAactcagggaagtcctggtgcctTCATTTGAGAAGCTCTGTGGTCTCTTCAAACCCAGCCTTAGCACCTGCTTCTCCAGGAGGTCCTTCTTGATCAACCCCAGCCACTCCTTCTAAACTCAGACCACATCCGATCAACAGCACACAGTTGACGCTTTCATTTGACATGTATTTACTCTTTGCCTATCTCtcaggctgctgctactgctgctgctaagtcgcttcagtcgtgtccgactctgtgcaactccatagacggcagcccaccaggcttcccatccgtgggactctccaggcaagaacactggagtgggttgccatttccttctccaatgcatgaaagtgaaaagtcaaagtgaagtcgttcagttgtgtccaactctagcgaccccatggactgcagcctaccaggctcctctgtccatgggattttcaggaaaaagtactggagtagggtgccattgccttctccgatctctCAGGCTAGCATGGGCATTTTTGAAGACATCTTGAAGACAAAACAAGCCCTTTTTCTAATCTAAAAACAGGAACCACAATGATTCTTATGGCCATACTCAGAATGCAGGTTCAGTAACTTTTTACTGCTGTCGTTCTTGCATCTGTGGCAACTGAATTCCTCTACCTGGGGATTCAAAATTGCTTTGCAGTTGGTTCTACCTTTTGATAAGTGATGGTTCACTCTTTATCTATAACTCAGTGGCTCATTTAGTTCAGAAGAAACAATTGCCCTCAAACTAATGACACATCTTTGACACACAAATGGATGTTTACCTGCCACATGGTAATTGCCAGGCCCAGTCACAAAGACCAACAGTTGAGGATGACAGTGCCTTCTCCTCTGGGTGGGGTCCCTGTTTTCCAGTGTCTGTGCCTCTTGCAGGAACCCCAACCCCAACATCCCACGTGGCACCTCCAGATGAGCCTCAGTGCTAGGCTAGAGCACCAGGGGGCGCAGTGGAGCACCATCCTCCCAAAATACTCACATCCCTGATGTTTCTCAGTGGGTGAGTTAGATTTGAGCCACGAAAAGAAATCTGGGGCAGTCTGTAAGCATGCTCCTTCAGGATATTGTTCAGCGTGTTTTTTCCACTGATAGCATTTCTCATTGTCTTCACTCTCCTTAGAGGTATTCTTTCACCAAGAATTCgacaaaggaaacaaagaagaTGCTACAATTAGCTGTCAGTTTTAAGGTATAACTGTCATTGTAATGGCCCTGtgtattttctaatcatttttatgAGGCACATTATCAGAATTTTATGCATATACCATGGCAAAGACATAGATTTGAATACAGGTTCTGTTCTGCAATCTTGGGTAAGCCATTTGACCATGTGGTCTCTCACTCTCCCCTTTGGTAAAATGGTGGAATGTAACAATACAACCCCTACAAATAGAATATTTTGGCGATAACTGAAGTGATGGATATAAGGTACCTGATAAATAGGAAGTCTCAACAATGACAGCCATTAGCATTGCTGTTGCCATCTCACTCATTCCTTCTCATAGAACCTCAAGGAAGGAGGTAGAAGGGGCACTCTTATCCTCTTTTACAAGAGAGCAATttgaaatgcaagagatttctgagtTGACTGTGTTCACACTGCTGGTCCGATATAAAACAGTGTAAAACAGTGTATCTTTCTCCAAGTTGAAAGAGAATTGAAAGAAGAATCCAATATATAGGAATCAAATAAGGGAAATTCAGTGGCTTGAGAAGGAAGTAAGagtcaaatgaaaaattaaaagaaaacaacacaaagAGAAATACACTCCCAGTGACTTCCAAAGA
The genomic region above belongs to Bos taurus isolate L1 Dominette 01449 registration number 42190680 breed Hereford chromosome 29, ARS-UCD2.0, whole genome shotgun sequence and contains:
- the PAG6 gene encoding pregnancy-associated glycoprotein 6 precursor (The RefSeq protein has 1 substitution compared to this genomic sequence), whose product is MKWLVLLGLVAFSECIVKIPLRRVKTMRNAISGKNTLNNILKEHAYRLPQISFRGSNLTHPLRNIRDLFYVGNITIGTPPQEFQVIFDTGSSDLWVASIFCNSSSCAAHVRFRHHQSSTFRPTNKTFRITYGSGRMKGVVVHDTVRIGDLVSTDQPFGLCLKDSGFKGIPFDGILGLSYPNKTFSGAFPIFDKLKNEGAISEPVFAFYLSKDKQEGSVVMFGGVDHRYYKGELNWVPLIQVGDWFVHMDRTTMKRKVIACSDGCKALVDTGTSDIVGPSTLVNNIWKLIRARPLGPQYFVSCSAVNTLPSIIFTINGINYRLPARAYIHKDSRGRCYTAFKEHRFSSPIETWLLGDVFLRRYFSVFDRGNDRIGLARAV